In bacterium, the genomic stretch GCGCGCTGCCCGTTACAATGAAATTTATCTTTTCCTCCGCGGAATCAAAAGAGGCTTTTAAAATATTTTTCCACTTTGGCATTTTATGGATTTCATCAAAACAAATCCAGGGAATATGTGCTTTTTTTTGAGCCATTTTATAAACATCCTTCATGTAAAATAATGAATTCTGTTTATGCCTCATCCTTACTTCTCTTACATCCCAGTTATAATATAAATTTTGACTGCCTTGTTTATGAAGGAATAATTTTGCCAGTGTGGTCTTTCCAGTTTGGCGGGGACCTGCGATAAAACGCATCTGCCGGCCGAGTTTTTCATCAAAGCATATATATTCAAGTATTCTTTTAATCATGGTGTCTATTTTACTATATTAGTAAAATTTGTCAAGACTATTTTTACTTATTGAGAAAATTTGACATTAATTATTACTATTGCAAATCAGCCTCTCAGGGATTTCAAAGTTTACGGAGAAGGTGCCGAGAAAGCCTATCATGGAGTATTACTTTTTTATCTTTGAATGAACAAATTTCATGAAATCTCTGAAACCTTCAAGAATATTTAAAGAAAATGGAGAGGAATCAACTGTATCTTGAGAACCACTATGAAAATGATGAGGTATAAAAATTTCTTTATTTTCTCACGTTCTGCTTTGTTTTTATTATGAGCTTCTTAATCTTAACAAGGAATATAGAAATCACAAGCCAATAGCCCACTTATAAAAAGGGATAACCGATATATTAAAACCCTGATGAGTCAAACTTTGTTCCTCGCCTTCCACGATAATAATTTTTGCTTCTTTTAATTTAAAATACTTGAGGCCTTCAACAAGCGATTCAATTTCCCTCAAAGTTGTTTCTTTGTCTTCCATACTATAACATACATTAATAACTTCTTTAACTTCCATCCCGCTTTTCACCACAAAATCAACTTCTTTTTTTTCAGAAAAGTAGTATATTTCTTTTCTCATGGATTTTAAATGGTGAAAAACCGCGTTTTCGAGCAATTTCCCCTTATCCTCAGAAAATTTAAAAGCAACTGCATTATGGATTCCGTTATCGGCAAGATACACTTTTCGCTGGGTCTGCATCTGATTTTTCAAAGAATAAGAGAATCTTGGAAGAAAATTTATTAAAAACGAATTTTCCAAATAATGAGAAAATCGTTGAATAGAATCTAATGATAAGGGAAA encodes the following:
- a CDS encoding DUF4143 domain-containing protein, producing the protein MKNLALFYSTNFTRGFTFNNIKKIADFPLSLDSIQRFSHYLENSFLINFLPRFSYSLKNQMQTQRKVYLADNGIHNAVAFKFSEDKGKLLENAVFHHLKSMRKEIYYFSEKKEVDFVVKSGMEVKEVINVCYSMEDKETTLREIESLVEGLKYFKLKEAKIIIVEGEEQSLTHQGFNISVIPFYKWAIGL